The Sinomonas sp. P10A9 genome contains the following window.
GCCCAGAGCGAGACCTATCTGGCCAACGCCGCCATGGTCGAGCAGGAGGGCATTGCCGCGTTTGTGCAGCGAGGCTCGACGGCGCCCACGCCGCCTGCGCTCGCTCATGCGCCCGAGACGAGCGTGGCCGTGCCCGAACGCCTCCTGCCGGCCGTGATGCGGGGCGCGGCGGCCACCGACCTGCCGAAGGGGAAGGACGTCGCAGCCATCGGGGTACCTGCGCTGATTCTCGCCTGGAGCGGGGACCGCTCGCACCCGTTGTCGACGGCGCAGCAGCTGCACGCCCGGATGCCGCACAGCCGTATCGTCGTGGCGCGGACGCCGTACGGGATCATGGCGTGGCCGGGGCTCTTCGCGGAGTTCGTCACGACCGTTGGCAGCGGCGACCTGGCCTTCTGAGGGCGGCGCGCTGGAGGGGACGCACTCGCGCGCCCCGAGCATCCAACGGACGTCGCGTGGGCGGAGGCCAAAGGCTAGGGTGAATCCCAGCACCGTACGAGAACCCGACATGGCCCTGCCTGACTGCGCGCGGGCCCGTGGCCGAGGACGCACAGGAGTCACTATGAGCAAGCTCGCACTCGTTACAGGCGCCACCTCCGGGATCGGCCGAGCCTTCGCCGCACGACTCGCCGCAGAGGGCTACGATCTGGTGATCGTGGGCCGACGACAGGACCGTCTGGAGGAGTTCGCCGGCTCCCACCCCGAGGTCAAGGTCCGGACCATGGCGGCGGACCTGTCCACCACCGCCGGGATCGACGCCGTCGCCGAAATCTGCGCAAGCGAGCCGCTCGACATGCTCGTGAACAATGCGGGCGTCGCCCACTACATGCCCCTCGCCCAACTTCCGGCAGATAAGGCAGCCGAACTCGTCAACGTCAAGGTCCTCGCGCCCACGATGCTCACCCGCGCCGTCGTCGCGGGCATGCAGGAGCGCGGCGAGGGAACCATCGTCAACGTGGCCGGCATGATCGCCTTCAGCGGGCCAGCCCCCCATTCCCTGATGCCACGCCGAGCGGTCTACGGCGGGAGCCTCGCGTACCTCGTCGCGATGTCCCAGACCCTCAGCGCGGAGCTCGAGGGCACCGGGGTGACCGTGCAGGTTGTGTGCCCGGGCGTGGTCGCCACCGAGTTCCACGAGCGGCAGGGCTTCGACCTGAGTGCGGTGCCGCGCATGAGCGCCGAAGACGTCGTCACCGCGAGCCTGCGGGGCCTCGAGCTGGGCGAGACCGTGTGCGCCCCGGGCGTCGAGGACGCGAGCCTGCTCGACGCGGTCTTCAGCGCGGACCTCGCCGCCTTCGGGGGCCAGAGCGTCGAGCTCGCCAGCCGCTACCGGAGCTCCTGAACCGACGGAGATCTTACGCTGGCGGCCCGCCGATGGAAGGCTGGCGGCATGCGGAAACTGATCTACGGCATGAACGTGACCCTGGACGGCTACACCGCCGCGGCCGGCGACGACATCGACTGGAGCGGCCCGCCCAGCGACGAGCTGTTCCAGTGGTGGCTTGACCAGGAGCTCGCGAGCGGGCTGACGCTGTACGGGCGCAAACTGTGGGAAGCCATGAGCCCCTACTGGTCCACCGCCGACCAGCAGCCAGGCGCCACCCCCGCGGAGCTCGCGTTCGCGCGGAACTGGCGGGACACGCCGAAGGTCGTGTTCTCGTCCACTCTCCGCGGGTCACTCGACTGGAACACCCGGCTGTTCGACGGCGACCCGGTCGCCGAGATCGCCCGGCTCAAGGCCGAGGCCGGAGCCCAGATGACCATCGGCGGCGCCACGCTCGCCGCAGCCGCTATGCGGGCCGGGCTCATCGATGAGTACATGCTGGCCACCCACCAGGTCCTGGTCGGCGGCGGCACACCGTTCTTCACCGCTCTGGGCAGCTGGGTGAACCTGAACCTGGTGGAGACGCGAACGTTCCCTGGCGGCGTCGTACTGACCCGGTACGAGGCGAGACGCTAAGCGGTTCTGCACCCGCCCGGCTGTCCACGTCGCAATGTACGTCGTGTCCCGGCCACTTGGCGTGCTCCCGGCGCTTGTGTGCATTGGGTTGGTGGCGCAAGGCTGGTGGGGTGATGACTTTCGCTGTGGCCACAGACAGGGTCCTTGGCGAGTCCCCACGATGGCGTGACGGCAAGCTCTCGGCTGCCGACGTTGTCAGGGTCGACCCCGTGAGTGCTGCCCGGTGAACGCCTCTCCTTCCGACCCCCGCGTCGACGAGTACATCGACCGGCTGCCCGAGTGGCAGCAAGCTATTTGCCGCGAAGTTCGCGCGTTGGCCCGCGAGGCCGATCCAGAGGTCGAGGAGACCATCAAGCGATCGGTGCAACCGTACTTCGTGCTCAAGGGCAATATCTGCGCCCTGCTCGCCGCCAAAGACCACGTCAACATCTTCCTCTACGACCCCACGGTGGCCGATCCACACGGCATCATCAATCAGGGCCAGGGGAACTCCACAGCTCGGGCCGTCCAGATCTACCGGGACGACGAGATCAACTGGACGGCCCTGCTGGCAATGTTCCGCGCCATCATCGTCAACAACCGTGCCGGAGGCTGGCGACGGATCAAGAGCGGCGCCCAATCCCCGCGTTAGGAGCCTGCGACGGCGGAAGCTCGCCCCGCGTCGTGACCGCGAGCGGACGACGGCGGCTGAGCGGCCGCCGCTGTTCTGTGTGAGTTAGGCGGCGCGACACAGGCAATTCACAGCGTCGTAATGCTGGGCGCGAAAGATCGAAAGGCCGGGATCGAGCCCTCGTGCAGCGTCCCCCCAGCGGACGAGGGCTCACCCGCAACCATCAGAGAATCTCGCCCTCCCTCTGCGCCGTCAGCGCTCTGGGCTGAGAAGAGGAGCACCGCAATGGCCGGACGGTCAACAGGTAACCGAAGAACCCTCATCCTCCCTCCAAGCCTGTCCCACGGCCTGCGTCGGCTGTCGGCGCCCCGGCTCGGGCGCAGGCCGTTCGCGATCGTGGCCGCCAGCTGCTCGCTCGCCCTGCTGGGCGGCGGTATCGCAGCGGCCTCGACGATCCAGTTCGGCCAGAATCAGGTCGGTTCTCAGTATGAGAACGGGGAGCAGATCTCCTCGAACCAGGTCATCAAGCCGATCGGTGACCGCCTGATGACGCCGTTCGGCAAGATCATGGGCTCGGTGGTGAGCCCAGACGGCCGTTACCTCGTCGGGACCAGCGCCGACCGGTCAGTCGACCTGCAGGTCTTCGACCTCAAGACCTACAAGCCCGTGGCCGCAGCGGGTACCCTCTCGGCCACGTCGTTCACGGCGGCCTCCACCAACGCGGGCTACTTGGGCATGGCCTACCAGCACATCTCCGACGGCTCTGTCGGCCAGGAGGGCCCGGTCTTCTCGCCCGACGGCAAGTTCCTCTACGCCCCGGTCGCCTCGGGCATCGTGCGCTACCCGTTCAACCCGGACGGCTCGCTCGGCGCCAGCACCACGATCAGCATCCCAGCTGTCGGCGGCAAGCAGGCGCTGACCGCTGGCATGGCGTTCTCTCCGGACGGATCAACGCTGTACGCGGCGGTCAACGGCCAAAACACCGTCGTCGGGATCGACCCGGTTGCCGGCACCGTCACCCAGACCTTCAGCACGGGCATCGCCCCCCGCCAGCTCAAGTTCGTCGGGACCAAGCTGTACGTCTCCAACGAGGGCGGGCACCGGGCCGCCGCCGGCGACACGACGATGGGCTCCTACGGCACCCAGGTTCCCGCAGACACCTACCTCGGCACCTCCACGAGCGGCACGGTCAGCGTCATCGACACGGCCAGCGCCGCCGCGCCGGTCTCGTCGATCGACGTCCAGCTGCACCCGACCGCAATGCACCTCGACGGCTCGACCCTCTACGTGGCCAACACGAACAGCGACACCGTCTCGGTCATCGACACGGCGACCAACAAGGTGGTGCAGACCATCGCGACCCAGCCGTGGGCCTCGTCGCAGGTTGGCTACGCGCCGACCGCGATCACCATGCAGGGTGATCACCTGCTGGTTTCGCTGGGCCGCGCGAACGCCATCGCCGTCTACGAGGTCAACCAGCAGAACCCGAAGGATCCGGCCAGCTACATAGGCCTCCTGCCGACGGACTACTATCCGGAGAACGTCGCGGCGGTGAACGGCCAGATCGTGGTCACGAACACCCGCGGCATCGACGCGCGCGGCCCCGTGCTGAGCTTCAACAAGGGCCCGGGCACCACGGTTGCCACCGGCCACGGAACGCACTCCACCACTGCCTCGCTCACCAGGTTCACGCTGCCGAGCGACGAGCAGATCCAGCAGTACACAGAGACCGTCTTCGAGCAGAACGGCTGGGACGGAAGCTCCGTCAAGGAGGCGACGGCCGCAGAGGCCGCCAAGATCCCGGCCGTGGCGGTGCCGAAGCGGATCGGCGATCCGTCGACGATCAAGCACGTCTTCCTGATCGTCAAGGAGAACCGCACCTACGATCAGGTGTACGGCGACATGAAGCAGGGCAACGGTGACGCCTCGCTCGCGCAGTTCGGCGCGAAGGCCACCCCGAACCAGCACGCGCTGGCCACCCAGTTCGGGCTGTACGACAACACCTACGACATCGGCACGAACTCGGCCGAGGGCCACAACTGGATGATGCAGGGCGACAACCCCGCGTACACGGAGACCAGCGCCGGCGAGTACAAGCGCTCCTACGACACCGAAGAGGACGTCCTGGGCCACCAGCGCTCCGGGTTCCTGTGGACCTCGATCCAGTCCGCGGGCAACACGGCGAGGAACTACGGCGAGTTCGAGTACGGCGAGGGCAAGCCGGCCGGCGCAACCTGGCAGCAGTACTACTGTGCTGCGACGAGCACGATGGCCGGCGGCGACCCGTCGCAGCTCTTCACCCCCGCCCTCCAGATGCACTCCAGCTCGGTCATCCCGTCGCTGAATGCGATCGGGGACACGAACGCGGCACCTTTCGACACCTCGGTGCCGGACATCTACCGCTACGAGACGTGGAAGCAGGACTTCGAGAAGAACGGTCCGAAGAACTTCCAGATGACGTGGCTCTCGAGCGACCACACGGGCGGCACCGCGGACCCCGAGGCGCAGGTCGCGGACAACGACCTCGCCGTGGGCAAGATCGTCGATGAGATCTCGCACTCGCAGTACTGGAAGGACTCCGCGATCTTCATCGCTGAGGACGACAGCCAGGACGGCGCCGACCACGTCGACGGCCACCGCGCCCCGGTCCAGGTCATCAGCCCGTACGCCGTGCACGGCCAGACCGTCAGCACCTTCTACTCCCAGATCAGCATGGTTCGGACCATCCAGCAGATCCTCGGCGCCCAGCCGCTGAACCAGAAGGTCGCCGCGGCCACCCCGATGTTCGATGCCTTCACCAACAAGCCGGACATGACGCCGTACGCGGCCGTCCCGAACCAGGTCCCCCTGACCGAGGGCGTCAAGACCGCACCGGCCTGCGGCCTCGACACGCTGGGGCAGACGGGTGCCGCCGCGGCCGCGGTCAACACCGCGGCGGCCCAGGCGGCCGCCGTCCCGGCCTCGATGCAGGACATCGCCGAGGAATGGGACACCTGGTCCGAGCAGCAGCACCTGACCGGCAACGGGGCGAAGGAAGACTTCGCGAACCCGTACCTGTTCAACCGCTGGACCTGGTACCAGACCCATGGCTGGCAGACCCCGTACCCGGGTGACGCCAAGGTCTACGGGCCGAACGACGTGCCGGGCATCGCCGCCGACTCGACCGACCACGCGGACGGCTGACGGACCCCTGACCGGCTGGTGACCGCCGGTCAGCGAGCATTTCCTGACGAAGCTGAAGGCCGCCTCGAAACCGAGGTGGCCTTCAGCCGTTCGTGGCACGAGGTTGCCGGCGGCGACGCCCTAGTCCAGCGCCACGTCCTGGATGACTTCGTTGTGGCGGAAGAACCAGGGCTTGAACGGCGGGTCGAATCGGGCGAAGCGAGGCGCGCCTGAAGGTCTCAGCCCGGCTGCGGCCAGAGCGTTCTGGAGTTCGCGGTTCCGCTTCGCGAAGTCAGATTCGGTTCCGCGGCCGGAGAAGCGGACCACCGCCGCAGTGGAGCCCGGCACGGTCCGGATCTTCACCCCCGGGTCGGCGGGCACCGGGGCCGTGTCCTCGGTCATTCCGGCCGGGAGCACGAACGCGACCACGTATACGCGCTCGCCGGAGTCCCCGGCGACGGCCGGGCCGGCATCCTCCGTTCCGTGCTGGAGCACCGGCGCCGTCATCTGCACCTTCTGGGACGGGGGCTTGCGGGGCGGCGCTGTGCCCTGGAGCACGGGGGCGGTCATCGCCAGGGACTGCCGGGCGGTGTTGTTGCCGCTGATGTAGTTGAACAGGTGGCGGAAGGCGGCGTTGCCTGCGCGGTCGAACGTCGCATCGACCCCCACTTCCGCCACCGTATGCACCGGGTACCGCCGCAGCTCGAAGTCCGCGTACCGCCGCACCAGCTCGTAGGGCTGCTGTTCAGTCATCGTCTCCCAGACGCTACTCTCGGGTACCGGGCCATGAAAAGGCTCCGACCGCCGCGCGCTGGTCGGTGTCTCCGATCGCTACACTCGCGCTCGCCCTGCGCTCGTGATCGACCGCCAATTCCCATAGAAGGAATTGTCTAAATTTCGATTGCGGTGACAGGAACATTCTCCTACGGTCTTCTTAGTGACCCACACCA
Protein-coding sequences here:
- a CDS encoding bifunctional YncE family protein/alkaline phosphatase family protein, with product MAGRSTGNRRTLILPPSLSHGLRRLSAPRLGRRPFAIVAASCSLALLGGGIAAASTIQFGQNQVGSQYENGEQISSNQVIKPIGDRLMTPFGKIMGSVVSPDGRYLVGTSADRSVDLQVFDLKTYKPVAAAGTLSATSFTAASTNAGYLGMAYQHISDGSVGQEGPVFSPDGKFLYAPVASGIVRYPFNPDGSLGASTTISIPAVGGKQALTAGMAFSPDGSTLYAAVNGQNTVVGIDPVAGTVTQTFSTGIAPRQLKFVGTKLYVSNEGGHRAAAGDTTMGSYGTQVPADTYLGTSTSGTVSVIDTASAAAPVSSIDVQLHPTAMHLDGSTLYVANTNSDTVSVIDTATNKVVQTIATQPWASSQVGYAPTAITMQGDHLLVSLGRANAIAVYEVNQQNPKDPASYIGLLPTDYYPENVAAVNGQIVVTNTRGIDARGPVLSFNKGPGTTVATGHGTHSTTASLTRFTLPSDEQIQQYTETVFEQNGWDGSSVKEATAAEAAKIPAVAVPKRIGDPSTIKHVFLIVKENRTYDQVYGDMKQGNGDASLAQFGAKATPNQHALATQFGLYDNTYDIGTNSAEGHNWMMQGDNPAYTETSAGEYKRSYDTEEDVLGHQRSGFLWTSIQSAGNTARNYGEFEYGEGKPAGATWQQYYCAATSTMAGGDPSQLFTPALQMHSSSVIPSLNAIGDTNAAPFDTSVPDIYRYETWKQDFEKNGPKNFQMTWLSSDHTGGTADPEAQVADNDLAVGKIVDEISHSQYWKDSAIFIAEDDSQDGADHVDGHRAPVQVISPYAVHGQTVSTFYSQISMVRTIQQILGAQPLNQKVAAATPMFDAFTNKPDMTPYAAVPNQVPLTEGVKTAPACGLDTLGQTGAAAAAVNTAAAQAAAVPASMQDIAEEWDTWSEQQHLTGNGAKEDFANPYLFNRWTWYQTHGWQTPYPGDAKVYGPNDVPGIAADSTDHADG
- a CDS encoding DUF1801 domain-containing protein → MNASPSDPRVDEYIDRLPEWQQAICREVRALAREADPEVEETIKRSVQPYFVLKGNICALLAAKDHVNIFLYDPTVADPHGIINQGQGNSTARAVQIYRDDEINWTALLAMFRAIIVNNRAGGWRRIKSGAQSPR
- a CDS encoding alpha/beta fold hydrolase, which translates into the protein MASFQSRGATLDYDVAGSTGPLVVQLHGLTSSRERDGQLGLNLARALRDHRILRYDARAHGRSTGTLAEADYSWPSLADDLLALLDHVAPGEEVHGVGPSMGTGTLLHAALKDPARFASLTLVTPPTAWKRRAAQSETYLANAAMVEQEGIAAFVQRGSTAPTPPALAHAPETSVAVPERLLPAVMRGAAATDLPKGKDVAAIGVPALILAWSGDRSHPLSTAQQLHARMPHSRIVVARTPYGIMAWPGLFAEFVTTVGSGDLAF
- a CDS encoding SDR family NAD(P)-dependent oxidoreductase is translated as MSKLALVTGATSGIGRAFAARLAAEGYDLVIVGRRQDRLEEFAGSHPEVKVRTMAADLSTTAGIDAVAEICASEPLDMLVNNAGVAHYMPLAQLPADKAAELVNVKVLAPTMLTRAVVAGMQERGEGTIVNVAGMIAFSGPAPHSLMPRRAVYGGSLAYLVAMSQTLSAELEGTGVTVQVVCPGVVATEFHERQGFDLSAVPRMSAEDVVTASLRGLELGETVCAPGVEDASLLDAVFSADLAAFGGQSVELASRYRSS
- a CDS encoding dihydrofolate reductase family protein, with the protein product MRKLIYGMNVTLDGYTAAAGDDIDWSGPPSDELFQWWLDQELASGLTLYGRKLWEAMSPYWSTADQQPGATPAELAFARNWRDTPKVVFSSTLRGSLDWNTRLFDGDPVAEIARLKAEAGAQMTIGGATLAAAAMRAGLIDEYMLATHQVLVGGGTPFFTALGSWVNLNLVETRTFPGGVVLTRYEARR
- a CDS encoding SOUL family heme-binding protein, with amino-acid sequence MTEQQPYELVRRYADFELRRYPVHTVAEVGVDATFDRAGNAAFRHLFNYISGNNTARQSLAMTAPVLQGTAPPRKPPSQKVQMTAPVLQHGTEDAGPAVAGDSGERVYVVAFVLPAGMTEDTAPVPADPGVKIRTVPGSTAAVVRFSGRGTESDFAKRNRELQNALAAAGLRPSGAPRFARFDPPFKPWFFRHNEVIQDVALD